The window TTTACATCTGGTCATCTCAGTCTGTCATTGTACTCTTCTAGAAGAGAGGGGCGGTTTGCCTGGGATCATCTGGCAGCACACTGATGGAGTCCTCCGCCTTCCCACACAGCATGCACAACATTGTGTACTCCTGGAGTGGATAGAGGCCCATGACGTTACCGTCAGGAGAGAAATCACAGAGAATTGTCAATGCAGTTATGAGGTATTTACCATTGTGACACCCACCTTGGACCAACATCATTTTTTAAATAGTTTCTTTCACATAATGGTATGGAAGTCTGGAACCCTTTTCACACCATTGTGCCGACCTGAACCTTACTGTGCTAGCTCGGATATATTCTCTATTATTACTCtggtggatgtgtaaccaggccagcacAGTACAACTTGCCTTGGTTCAGCTTGGCTCAGTAGCGTGAACAGGGTACTATTGCACTGTTATTCAGTGAGTATTTAACCTTCAAAGGAGAAGTCTTTACCTGATAATCGTCCACCACAGAGAAGGTATACTCATGCCTGGCTACGACGTGGTCACAGTTTTTACACACATCTGCCAGGTAGTAAAGAAAGGCCACTCGTAAGATGAAAATCATCTCCagcacagccatacacacacctTTCTCAGGACCATGTTCATTAGACACAAAACAGAAGAAACTGGGAGATACTATCCAAAATTGTCCAATTagaaatgcttgtttttgtttGCTGTTGCAAAAACTTTTGACCCGAAACATCACTGGAACAACATTGACTCACGATCATAGGTGActatctcctctccatcctcatcCTCTGTGGCCTTGTTGCTGATCAACACAAAGTCCCTCTGGTGACAGTTGGCACAGCCCAAGTAGTTCATCAGGTAGGAGCCATTCTCCAAACATGTGTTCCCCTGACAACCAGAGATGAAGGTATTTTACAGTTGACAAACAATTATCTAAGCTAGATTCCATATTCAGTTTGACAGAAAGATCCTCTTCAACGTAAAATTGATACAAGCAGTCATCATAAAATACAGAGTTATATACGGTTACTAGGTGACTACTACTGCAAATATGTTTACACTAGATTGTCAGTTTTGGTCCGATTTTTTAACCAGACTCACCCTGTCGGGGTACTCTTTCTGCACACATCCATTACACATTTTACTCCTTTTCAAAAAGCCAGCAATAGACACAGTAAAACGGGTAGTAATCTCTAACTATATGACGTGACTCGTTTTCTCACGACAGTAAATTATTATCTTTCAATTCTCAATAAAAAAGGTTTTCTTCACTGAAGCTACTTCCGCAATGACAGGCTATTCTTAACTTCCGGGAATATAACTAGAGGATGCATCTGATTGGCTCTTCGGGCCAACTATGACGAGGTGGATCAGCAGCGGTCGGGTTTTTGTGGACCACAAGCATGGCGATCAAATTGGCCATGTGAGAT is drawn from Oncorhynchus tshawytscha isolate Ot180627B linkage group LG05, Otsh_v2.0, whole genome shotgun sequence and contains these coding sequences:
- the churc1 gene encoding protein Churchill, giving the protein MCNGCVQKEYPDRGNTCLENGSYLMNYLGCANCHQRDFVLISNKATEDEDGEEIVTYDHVCKNCDHVVARHEYTFSVVDDYQEYTMLCMLCGKAEDSISVLPDDPRQTAPLF